The Hymenobacter oligotrophus genome segment GCTTTGCGGCAACCCTAGGCGGCGCACCTCGGCAGGGGAGAGCTGCAGGTCGCGCACCTTGTGCCAGTACTCGGCGGTGTGCACGCGCAGTACGTCTTCTTCGGCGCACAGGCCGGGGTCGTAAAAATCTTCGGGCGGGGCAATACCCTGCCACAGCAGCTGCTCCCGAATCAGCTCGTACTTGGCGATGGGAAAGCGGTGGCCTTGGGGTAGTGCAATGGTGTAGCGGTCGGAGGTAGCGAGGCAGGGCATGCGGGTAGGCGCTGAAGACATGTAAAACGAGATTCGCCTCGCTCCGGATGAGAGTTAGGGAAGCTGCAACGTGGTCTGTTGCACGCGCATCAGCATTAGCCAGAGAGGGCCGAATGGTGCAGGCAGCTCAGGTGAGGCTGAGAAAGCAGCAGCCGGGCATGTAGTGCCAGTGCAAAGAAAGGCTGCGCAGCTTGCTTCACTCGTGTTCTCCGTCGCGGCCAATTGCGGGTAGTGGTGGCCCAGCAAGTGGGCAACCCCAGCCAGGTATCAGCCGGCGCCAGCGGTGGGCGCAGCGAACATGCGCTAATCAAAGTGTAATAGTACAAAACCAAGTGTAAGGGTTGAGGTATGGCTCCGTATTTATACCTAATTATGCTCGTCAATAAGTTAATTATCAGTAGGTTTAACATCCGTATGTCAGGGCGGGGTCGTAGGTTGTTACAATTTGATTTATACCAACCAAAAAACCTGATATGCTGAAATCTAAACCCCTTCCCGTTCCGGACGAGCACGTGCCGGCCAACCTGCAGGCCCCAGTGGAGCGCCGCACTTTTCTGCGCTACGGGAGCGCAGCCCTGGCCCTGACCGGCTTGGCCCTGGCCGGCTGTGCCAAGGACCCGGCCGACGACCTGGAGCTGAACGCCGTCACCTCACAGGACGAAGGCACGAACGCGCTCGTCGACGTAGGCACCGGCGACTTCGGCGTGCTCAACTACGCCTACGCCCTGGAACAGCTCGAGTCTGCTTTCTACGCCCAGGTGCTAGCGGGTAGCTACCACCTGCGCGCCTCTGCGGCCGAGAACTACGCCCTGTACGACATTCACGAGCACGAACTAGTGCACCGGGATTTCTTCAAGGCGGCCATCGCGGCGCTGGGCGGTACGCCCATTCCCAACCTGGCACCAGACTTTTCGGGCATCGACTTCGACAGCCGCACAAGCGTGCTCACGGCAGCCCGCACTTTCGAGGACCTAGGCGTAGCTGCCTACAACGGCGCCGGGCCGCTGCTGCGCAGCCCGGAACTGCTGGCCATTGCCGGCAAAATTGTGTCGGTGGAAGCCCGCCACGCCGCCTTAATACGTGACATCATTCAGGATGGCACCTTCGTGGGGCCCGATGTGGTGGACTTGCGTACGGGGCTCAACCAGTCGCTGCGACCGGCGCAAGTGGTGGCCCAGGCCAACCGCTTTTTGCAGCCGGGCTCCAAGCTGAACGTGAGCGGCCTGAGCCGGGGCTAAGGCCGGCGCATTGTTTCACCCGATACCGCAGCAACGATGAATTTACTAGCCATATTACACGAAATCGAGAAGGTGGACCCGGAAGTGTACGGCCGCCTCGACGAGCGCCGCGCCATCTTTAAGCACTTCGCCGGCTTTGGCCGCAAGCTGGCCGCGGCCGCCGTGCCCGTCGCCCTGGGGGGAATGCTGAACCGGGCCTACGCCCAAACGCCTACCCTCAACAACCGCATCCGGCTGATTCTCAACTACGCCCTGCAACTGGAATACCTCGAGTCCAACTTTTACCAGCTGGCCCTGGCTGTGCCGGGCATGATAACCGGGCAGGCCCGCGCAGACATCACCCAAATTGCCAACGACGAGCGCGCGCACGTGAACTTTCTGCGCTCCGTGCTCGGCCGCAGCGCCACCCCCGACCCCGGCCGGCGGGCCTACGACTTTACCGCCAGCCGCTCGGCCTCTCCGGTGCCGGACGTATTCACGAACTACTACTCCTTCCTGGCGGTAGCCCAGGCTTTGGAAGACACCGGCGTGCGGGCCTACAAAGGGGCCGCTCCGGAGCTGATCGGCACGAACCAGATTTTGGAAGCCGCCCTGCAGATTCATGCCGTAGAAGCCCGGCACGTGTCCCACATCCGCACCATGCGGCGGGGCGGCCCGCAAGAGGTGGCCGGCACGCGCCGCTTCGACCCGAAAAGCTGGATTGTGGGCGACGACGAGGGCGGCCCGCAGCCCCCGCTCACGGCGCCGGTGTACGGGCCCGGGGTTGATCCGCGCAAGTACCCAAGCGAGGCCAACGTTATGCAGGCCGGCATCAACGTGATGCAGCTGAGCAAGGTCACCATGGATGCCGCCACCGAGGCTTTCGACGAACCGCTGGACATGGTTACCGTGGTGCGCATTGGCTCCGTATTCCTGAAAACCGACCTAGGCTTGGCAGGCTAAGGCAGGTTGGCTCAAAGCGCTTCCCCGGTTTGCCCTTTCGCGAGGGCAAACCGGGGAAGCGCTTTCGCCTGCGCAGTGGCCGGCTCCTAGCGCCGCAAATCACGGTACTGGGCGCAAACGCACTTTCTGAACTGAAAATAAAAGCGGGGCCGACGAACATCTGTTCGTCGGCCCCGCTTTTATTGTACGCACCTAGGGCGCTGCTATTCCACAAACAGGCGCTTGGTCAGCTGGCCCTCGGCGGTGGTTACCTGCACCAAGTACAGGCCGGTTTTCACGCCCGCCAGCGAAATGGCTGCTGGCTGCGCGCCGCGTGCCGAGAGGGTTTGCAGGCTAACCTCCTGACCTAGGGCGTTCAGCACGCGCACGGTGAGGGGTTGCTTGGTGAGTTCGGTTGGCAGCACCAAGTTGGCCGAGCCTTGGGCCGGGTTCGGGTACAGCGACACCTGCGCGGCCAGTACGCTGGGCACCGTTGCCGTGGGCAGGCCCGCCTGCGAGTACGCCGCCATGCCGCTGATGTTGATGCCACCGCCAACGGGGCCCACCAGCGTAGCCGTGCCCGTGGTCAGGTTTACGGAGTAGATGTTGTCCGAAGTGGCGGTGCCGGTGCTGGCCGCGAGCAGGGCCAAGTTGGTAGTGCCGTCGGTAATGATGTCGAAATCAACCGAGTTGGTGGTGCGGTTCACGGTAATGCCCGAACTGCCCACGGTGTTCAGCACGCCGTCGTTGGGCGGCGTTTGGGATACCAGCACGTTCAGCGCGTCGTCGTAATTGAAGAGCGTGGTGGTAGTGGCGCCGCTCAGGTTGTTGGTGTAAGCCGAGGCCGAAACCGACGGCGTGGCGCTGGCATTGGCATCGGTGGCGGCGAAGTTCAACTGCCCGTCGGTGGCGGCCAGGGTGCCGTCGTTGGGGTTGAGGCGCAGGTTGGCGCGGTTGGTGCTCGTGACGCGGATGCGATCCACGGTGGGGTTAAAGTCGAACCCGATGCGGTCGGTGGCAGCCCCTAGGTTGAGGGTAAGCGCCGCGCCCACGGTAGTGGCCGCGCCGGTAGTCAGGTTAATGCGGTAGAGCTGCGCCGTGGTGTTGGCAGCGCTGTAACCCAGGGCGAACAATTGGTTGGTAGCGGGCCGAAAATCAACTCCTACCAAAGCCTGACCCGCCGTGAGGCCCGTGATGGGCGTAAGCGTGCGGATGGTGCCCGGCAGGGCCGAATCGAACGACAACAAGTTGGTGCCCGATACGGCGTAAATCAGGCGGCCGGTAAGCGTGGCCGGCACCGTGCGGTCGATGGCTACGGCAATGTCGGTAACCATGCTGGCGGCCGTGCCCACGGCACCCGCAGCAGTGGCCGCGCCGGTGGTCAGGTTTACGGTGTAAAGCGTGGTGCCCGTGGAGGTGCCCGCCATTGTTACCACCAGGTAGGCCGTGTTGGTTTGGTTGGTGGCGTTGTAGGCAATGTCGAGGTCGGTGCTTTGGGTGGCGCCGCTGGTGGTTACGCCCAGGGCGCCAATGGTGTTCAGGGTGCCGTCGTTGGGCGGTACCTGCGACACCAGGCGGCTGTTCACTTCATCCACGTTGTAGAGCGTGGTGCTGCCCGTGCCGATGTAGCTGTTGGTGTAAGCCGAAGCGCCCACGCCCGGCGTTTGGGCCGAGTTGGCATCGGCGGGGGCGTAGGTCAGCTGGCCGTCGGTGGCGGCTAGGGCGCCGTCGTTGGGGTTGAGGCGCAGGTTGGCGCGGTTGGTGCTGGTTACCCGAATGCGGTCCACGGTGGGGTTAAAGTCGAACCCGATGCGGTCGGTGGCTCCGCCTAGGTTCAGGGTGAGGGCCGTGCCCACAGCCGTAGCCGCGCCGCTGCTCACGTTGATGCGGTAGAGCTGCGCCGTGGTGGTGGCAGCGCTGTAACCCAGGGCAAACAGCTCGCCGGTGTTGGGGCGTACATCCATGCCCACAATGGTTTGGCCGGTGGCTACGCCCGTTATGGCCGTGGTGGCCGTGAGCGTGCCCGGGGCCGAGGCCTGGAAGGTAACAAGGTTAGTGCCCGACAAACCGTAGAGGGTTTGGGCCGTGGCGGGTGCCAAGGCGGCCAAGCCCAGCACCGAACCTAGCAAGGCGGCGCGGCGCATACGGCGCGAAATCGGACGAATAGAGGGCAACAGTACTGGTGTTTGCATGGGATATGGTAAGAATGAAAATGGCGTGCAGCTACGCTGGCTTACTTAGCCAGTGGGGTAAGAGTTACGCATCGCCCATGCACAGTGGATTGCCAAAAGGCATTAAATCCGCATTAAATATTCAACCTCATCTATGTGCCTTGCTGAAGTTGCTGCACAATCCCTGCCGCAGGCACCAAGCAGGCTTTGCGCAACCTAGGCCATGGCAGGAGCAGTAAACCCACTACCATCCTTCCCATCCGCATCATGGCCAAAAACACCAATAAGCTGCACGGCAAGGATTTGCGTCAAATCGGCTTCACCGACGACAAGCAAATCAGCCTGGCCCTCGACATACTCGACCAACGCGAGCTGCGCAAGCTCGATAAGGGCAGCGCCCTGGCGCTGCTGCGCGAAATAAAAGCCGACCCCTACAAGTACGTACGCGACCAAACCTGGCGCCCCCTGGCCCAGGAGCTGGTGCCCCAACCCAGCCGCGACGTAAAGCTGAACCCCGAAATCAAAGACTACCGCCGTTACGGCGAGTCATTTATTGAAGACGGCGCCCGCAAGCAAATGGACACGGCTATGCAACTGCCCGTGTCCATCGACGGGGCCCTCATGCCCGATGCGCACCAGGGCTATGGCCTGCCCATTGGCGGGGTGCTGGCCGTGGATAATGCCGTGATTCCCTACGGCGTGGGCATGGACATCGGCTGCCGCATGGCCCTGTCGGTGTTCGAGCTGCCGCCGCGCTACCTCGAGCAACGCCGCGACGAGCTCAAGAAGCTGCTGCACAACCACACGCGCTTCGGCAACAAAGAAGTGTTCAAGAACCCCGCCGACGACCCCGTGCTGGAGCGGCCCGAGTTCAAGGAAATAGGCGTGGTGCGCGGCAAGCACGAGGCCGCCGTGAAACAACTGGGCTCGTCGGGCTCGGGCAACCACTTTGTGGAGTGGGGCATTGTCGATATCACCGAAGAAGAAAACGACCTGAACTTGCCCCTAGGTCAGTACCTCGGGCTGTTGTCGCACAGCGGCTCGCGGGGCCTGGGTGCCGCCATTGCGCAGCACTACACCAAGGTGGCCATGAGCAAGTGCCCGCTGCCCCCCGAAGCGCGCTACCTCGCCTGGCTCGACCTCGACTCGCAGGAAGGGCAGGAGTACTGGCGCGCCATGAATTTGGCCGGCGACTACGCCTCGGCCTGCCACCACGACATCCACCGCCGCCTCAGCAAAGCCCTAGGTTACAATCCGCTGGCGCAGGTAGAGAACCACCACAACTTTGCCTGGAAGGAGACGCTGGCCGACGGCCGCGAAGCCATTGTGCACCGCAAGGGCGCTACGCCGGCAGGCCAAGGCGTGCTGGGCATTATCCCCGGCTCCATGACGGCCCCTGGCTTTATCGTGCGCGGCCGCGGCGAGCGGGATTCCATTCAGTCGGCTTCGCACGGGGCAGGGCGGCGCCTATCGCGAACACAAGCCAAGCAGCAAGTAACCGAAGGCGAGCTGCGCCGGCTGCTGCGCGACCAAGGCGTGGAGCTCATCGGCGGCGGGCTGGATGAGGCACCCATGGCCTACAAGGACATCCATCAGGTAATGGCCCACCAGCGTGATTTGGTGGATGTGCTGGGCTCGTTCACGCCGCGCATTGTGCGCATGGATGCGGGCGGCTCGGGCAAAAGCAAATACGGCGGCGAGTAAGCCGCGCGGCACAATAAGCCCCTCAACGGAGCACGGCGGACGCGGATGCTACCCAACCCAGCATCCTCGCCCGCCGCATTTGCGTAGCACCAAAGCCCGGCAGGGGCGGCGGCACCTAGGGTTGCTCTGCCGCAAGCACTTTTGGGCAACTTGCCCTAGGTGCTGCTGGGCGTTTGCCCATGCGGCAGGCAGTTTTACCGATTGCACGTGGTGCCGTGGCTTTACTGCGGCGCTTATTTCTTTAACTCCACTACTCCACTGATGGCTATCAAACGCGTTGCAACGGCTCGTTGGGAAGGCAACGGCACTACCGGCACCGGGCAGCTGAACACCCCGAGCACCGTGCTGCAATCGGCGCAGTATTCGTACAACTCGCGCTTTGCCGAGGGCATCGGCACCAACCCCGAGGAGCT includes the following:
- a CDS encoding DUF4394 domain-containing protein, whose translation is MQTPVLLPSIRPISRRMRRAALLGSVLGLAALAPATAQTLYGLSGTNLVTFQASAPGTLTATTAITGVATGQTIVGMDVRPNTGELFALGYSAATTTAQLYRINVSSGAATAVGTALTLNLGGATDRIGFDFNPTVDRIRVTSTNRANLRLNPNDGALAATDGQLTYAPADANSAQTPGVGASAYTNSYIGTGSTTLYNVDEVNSRLVSQVPPNDGTLNTIGALGVTTSGATQSTDLDIAYNATNQTNTAYLVVTMAGTSTGTTLYTVNLTTGAATAAGAVGTAASMVTDIAVAIDRTVPATLTGRLIYAVSGTNLLSFDSALPGTIRTLTPITGLTAGQALVGVDFRPATNQLFALGYSAANTTAQLYRINLTTGAATTVGAALTLNLGAATDRIGFDFNPTVDRIRVTSTNRANLRLNPNDGTLAATDGQLNFAATDANASATPSVSASAYTNNLSGATTTTLFNYDDALNVLVSQTPPNDGVLNTVGSSGITVNRTTNSVDFDIITDGTTNLALLAASTGTATSDNIYSVNLTTGTATLVGPVGGGINISGMAAYSQAGLPTATVPSVLAAQVSLYPNPAQGSANLVLPTELTKQPLTVRVLNALGQEVSLQTLSARGAQPAAISLAGVKTGLYLVQVTTAEGQLTKRLFVE
- a CDS encoding ferritin-like domain-containing protein, translated to MNLLAILHEIEKVDPEVYGRLDERRAIFKHFAGFGRKLAAAAVPVALGGMLNRAYAQTPTLNNRIRLILNYALQLEYLESNFYQLALAVPGMITGQARADITQIANDERAHVNFLRSVLGRSATPDPGRRAYDFTASRSASPVPDVFTNYYSFLAVAQALEDTGVRAYKGAAPELIGTNQILEAALQIHAVEARHVSHIRTMRRGGPQEVAGTRRFDPKSWIVGDDEGGPQPPLTAPVYGPGVDPRKYPSEANVMQAGINVMQLSKVTMDAATEAFDEPLDMVTVVRIGSVFLKTDLGLAG
- a CDS encoding RtcB family protein, translated to MAKNTNKLHGKDLRQIGFTDDKQISLALDILDQRELRKLDKGSALALLREIKADPYKYVRDQTWRPLAQELVPQPSRDVKLNPEIKDYRRYGESFIEDGARKQMDTAMQLPVSIDGALMPDAHQGYGLPIGGVLAVDNAVIPYGVGMDIGCRMALSVFELPPRYLEQRRDELKKLLHNHTRFGNKEVFKNPADDPVLERPEFKEIGVVRGKHEAAVKQLGSSGSGNHFVEWGIVDITEEENDLNLPLGQYLGLLSHSGSRGLGAAIAQHYTKVAMSKCPLPPEARYLAWLDLDSQEGQEYWRAMNLAGDYASACHHDIHRRLSKALGYNPLAQVENHHNFAWKETLADGREAIVHRKGATPAGQGVLGIIPGSMTAPGFIVRGRGERDSIQSASHGAGRRLSRTQAKQQVTEGELRRLLRDQGVELIGGGLDEAPMAYKDIHQVMAHQRDLVDVLGSFTPRIVRMDAGGSGKSKYGGE
- a CDS encoding ferritin-like domain-containing protein; the encoded protein is MLKSKPLPVPDEHVPANLQAPVERRTFLRYGSAALALTGLALAGCAKDPADDLELNAVTSQDEGTNALVDVGTGDFGVLNYAYALEQLESAFYAQVLAGSYHLRASAAENYALYDIHEHELVHRDFFKAAIAALGGTPIPNLAPDFSGIDFDSRTSVLTAARTFEDLGVAAYNGAGPLLRSPELLAIAGKIVSVEARHAALIRDIIQDGTFVGPDVVDLRTGLNQSLRPAQVVAQANRFLQPGSKLNVSGLSRG